From Kaistella polysaccharea:
ATGCACAATCGATAGGGGTTCCAATGAATCAATTGAAAGGTTTTTTGGATCTTAAAGACGAAGACCGTAAAGCTTTCAAAAGCAAAACGGGAATTCCGATGGACAGTGCAAATGCGCAGTTAATCGATTGGGTACAACAAAGTTTAGCCGTAAATCCTGATTATAAATTAGCGATTAAAGGTGACACGCAAACAAAGTATCCGAAAGTGAAAGCTTTATTTGAAGGATTAAGAGATATAGATTTCTTGAAGTTCTGGTTAATAACAAGTCAAGAAACGGCACAATAAGTAAGAAATGGCAGAAGTACAAGTAAAAGATAGCAGTGGGAAAGGCGGAAAGGTGCGCTCCAAAAAGCAGGTACCTCACGTAGATTTAACTCCCATGGTAGATTTGGCGTTCCTTTTGATCACTTTCTTTATGTTGGTGACCACTTTCAACAAACCGAATGTGATGGACTTAGGACTTCCGGCAAAACCGAAAGACAACCAAAAGGCACCTGATACAGAAATTGATTTAACGAACTCCCTTTCCCTGATTATTGGGAAAGACAATAGAATTTTCTATCATCAGTTAGACCAGGCAGGTTTGAACGATCAAACCTTGCAGGAAACGAGTTTTGATAGAAATGGGATTACAAAAGTAATTGAGCAGGCAAAAGCCCGAGCTAAAGATCCAACTAAGTTTACGGTGATCATTAAGCCTACGGACGATGCAGTATATAAAAACTTCGTAGATATTCTAGATGAAATGGCAATAACCAAGAACGAAATATATGGGGTAACCGATATTAAATCGTGGGAACAGGCTGTTTATGATAAAAAAGTAGAAGGTTCAGCGCCAGCGCCGGCAACTCCTACAAAATAGAATACTACTGTTAAATAAATAAAAGAGAGAATAATGGCAGATGAAACCACTTACAACTCGTTAGACGAGATTGTATTTGAAAATAGAAATAAAGCATATGGTGCCTATAATTTGCGTACAAATTATAGATCAATGCTCACCAAGGCCTTCATCTTTGGAACAATTTTATTCTGTGTTGTAGCGATTACTCCATTTGTGATAATGAAAATTAAACAAATGACTGAAGTTAAAACACAAGAGGTAAATGCAAATTTGATTGATATTCTTCCCGAAGAAGAATTAATCATTGAAGCGCCGAAAGAAGAAGAACCGCCGCCACCACCGCCGCCGCCGAAAGAAGAACCAAAAATTGAAGTTATTCAAAACGTGGTTCCAGAACCGACAAAAGCGCCTAAGGTAGAAACTCCGCCGCCACCGATTAGTGAGCAGCTTAAGACAACTACTGGTGTGGTAGCACAGGAAGGTATAAAAGCTCCGGCTTATGCACCGCCACCGCCACCGCCATCAACTGGTAAAGTGCAAACGGTAGAGGTGAAACCACAAATTTCAGAAACTCAGGTTTACACGGAAGTTGAGCAGTTAGCTGAATTCCCTGGAGGTATTAATAAATTTAGAGCTAATGTATCCAACAATTTTGATACTTCTGTAATGAGTGGTGATGAAGGTACAGTTAAAACTGAAGTCATATTTGTTGTTGAAAGAGACGGAACAATTACTGATGTTAAAGCAAATGGTCCTAATAAGGATTTCAATGCTGAAGCAGTAAGAACTGTGAAGTCGATTAAGAACAAATGGTCGCCAGCAAAAATTAACGGGAAATCGGTACGTTACCGTTACAGATTACCGCTAACGATGCAGTTTGAGTAAAAATTTTAATCAAATTATAGAAAAGAGAAGTGAATGCTTCTCTTTTTTTATTTTTTTTGTAGTTTTGTGACCTATGATTTTTAACTGGTTATCATTAGTTACTGGATTCTTCTACATCGTGTTAGGAATATTCGTAATTATATATAAATTTTTCGTAATTTTTTTAGATCCGAATATCGCCTATTCTTTGGGCGGTTTGCTTATTGCATACGGTATTTTTAGAATTGCCCGCTCAATCTACAGAATTCGTCAGCAACGAAATGAAGAGTAAAACACTAATTTTAA
This genomic window contains:
- a CDS encoding ExbD/TolR family protein; this encodes MAEVQVKDSSGKGGKVRSKKQVPHVDLTPMVDLAFLLITFFMLVTTFNKPNVMDLGLPAKPKDNQKAPDTEIDLTNSLSLIIGKDNRIFYHQLDQAGLNDQTLQETSFDRNGITKVIEQAKARAKDPTKFTVIIKPTDDAVYKNFVDILDEMAITKNEIYGVTDIKSWEQAVYDKKVEGSAPAPATPTK
- a CDS encoding energy transducer TonB, giving the protein MADETTYNSLDEIVFENRNKAYGAYNLRTNYRSMLTKAFIFGTILFCVVAITPFVIMKIKQMTEVKTQEVNANLIDILPEEELIIEAPKEEEPPPPPPPPKEEPKIEVIQNVVPEPTKAPKVETPPPPISEQLKTTTGVVAQEGIKAPAYAPPPPPPSTGKVQTVEVKPQISETQVYTEVEQLAEFPGGINKFRANVSNNFDTSVMSGDEGTVKTEVIFVVERDGTITDVKANGPNKDFNAEAVRTVKSIKNKWSPAKINGKSVRYRYRLPLTMQFE